From Glycine max cultivar Williams 82 chromosome 11, Glycine_max_v4.0, whole genome shotgun sequence, the proteins below share one genomic window:
- the LOC100804869 gene encoding dual-specificity RNA methyltransferase RlmN has translation MGIRSVFDGGELRREVEKSGIDPKFIPKIWKHILISAKDEDWDWEKQVPSLPSSAYSLLRSNFKTPLSSSIHSVFHSADNLTTKLLIQLHHNHGPFVEAVIMRYDTRLGKYAGQPRPGGLRATLCISSQVGCKMGCNFCATGSMGFKNNLSSGEIVEQLVHASTFSQIRNVVFMGMGEPLNNYSAVVEAVRIMTGLPFQLSSKRITISTVGIIHAINKLHDDLPGLNLAVSLHAPAQDIRCQIMPAARAFPLGKLMDSLQVYQRKSLQKIFIEYIMLDGVNDEEHHAHLLGKLLETFQVVVNLIPFNSIGTLSQFKPTSEQKVSNFQKILRGTYNIRTTVRKQMGQDISGACGQLLVNISDKSLGTAVPLTDIEDIVI, from the exons ATGGGAATCCGATCGGTATTCGATGGCGGCGAGCTGAGAAGGGAAGTGGAGAAAAGTGGAATTGACCCAAAATTCATTCCAAAGATATGGAAGCATATCCTCATCTCTGCCAAAGATGAAGATTGGGATTGGGAGAAACAAGTTCCCTCCTTGCCCTCTTCGGCCTACTCTCTCCTTCGTTCCAACTTCAAAACCCCTCTCTCTTCCTCTATTCACTCCGTTTTCCACTCTGCCGACAACCTCACCACCAAGCTCCTCATCCAGCTCCACCACAATCATGGACCTTTCGTCGAGGCTGTCATTATGAGGTACGATACTCGTTTGGGCAAATATGCCGGCCAACCTCGCCCCGGTGGTCTCAGAGCTACTTTGTGTATTTCTTCTCAG GTTGGATGCAAAATGGGTTGCAATTTCTGTGCCACTGGATCCATGGGATTCAAAAACAACCTATCATCCGGTGAAATTGTGGAACAGCTCGTTCATGCCTCTACCTTCTCACAAATCCGTAATGTTGTCTTCATGGGCATGGGAGAGCCTCTCAACAACTATTCTGCTGTGGTAGAAGCCGTTCGCATCATGACTGGGTTGCCATTTCAATTGTCATCCAAAAGGATTACCATCTCAACG GTTGGCATCATTCATGCTATCaacaagcttcatgatgacCTGCCTGGTTTGAACTTGGCTGTCTCACTGCATGCGCCGGCCCAAGACATCCGTTGCCAGATAATGCCTGCTGCTCGTGCTTTTCCTTTGGGAAAACTCATGGATTCACTGCAAGTCTATCAAAGGAAAAG TCTgcagaaaatatttattgaatacaTAATGCTTGATGGGGTGAACGACGAAGAGCACCATGCCCACCTATTGGGAAAACTGTTGGAGACATTTCAAGTG GTTGTGAACTTAATACCTTTCAACTCTATTGGTACCTTGAGTCAATTCAAACCTACCAGTGAGCAGAAAGTCtcaaattttcagaaaattcttAGGGGTACCTATAATATTCGAACAACAGTTCGGAAGCAGATGGGTCAGGACATAAGTGGTGCTTGTGGACAATTGCTGGTGAACATATCTGACAAGTCCCTTGGCACTGCAGTTCCCCTAACGGACATAGAAGATATTGTTATCTGA
- the LOC100781867 gene encoding bcl-2-associated transcription factor 1 gives MSGRHSDSDSKRCHSRFDSDPNKRYRRDEYGKEDRERVSSSTDVQNEALFAKHNKPNDPIQLPTSLSYFQHNEQGGTGQVGRSSGQRKERGRWKDTKKRFNINEREEKNHGREQRNEKSQAKLDDNTFQRRDGFTGRSRKRASFREKKIVADSGDANVAAVKSGQKEERNSNPQHLDRPEKHFADDKGEARRGRRYGGNDSYKGRDKFNGRQGYRPEKWKHDLYQEVNKDPIPENEDGQIAKLEALLAS, from the exons ATGTCTGGTCGTCACTCCGATTCCGATTCCAAGCGATGCCATTCTAGATTCGATTCAGA CCCCAACAAGAGATATAGAAGGGATGAATATGGAAAAGAAGACAGAGAGAGAGTGTCAAGTAGCACTGATGTTCAAAATGAAGCTCTTTTCGCTAAGCACAACAAACCAAATGATCCTATCCAACTTCCAACATCTCTCTCTTATTTTCAG CACAATGAACAAGGTGGCACTGGGCAGGTTGGCCGAAGCTCTGGTCAAAGGAAGG AGCGTGGACGGTGGAAGGACACAAAGAAACGGTTTAATATTaatgaaagggaagagaaaaatcaTGGTAGAGAGCAGAGAAATGAGAAATCACAAGCTAAACTGGATGATAATACTTTCCAGAGAAGAGATGGTTTTACCGGAAGGTCGAGAAAAAGAGCTTCATTTAGAGAGAAGAAGATTGTAGCGGATTCAGGTGATGCTAATGTGGCTGCAGTAAAGTCAGGCCAGAAGGAGGAAAGAAACAGCAATCCACAGCATTTGGATAGACCTGAGAAGCATTTTGCAGATGACAAGGGTGAAGCTAGGAGGGGAAGAAGGTATGGAGGCAATGACAGTTACAAGGGAAGAGATAAATTTAATGGAAGACAAGGCTATCGTCCTGAGAAGTGGAAACATGATTTGTATCAAGAGGTAAATAAGGATCCCATTCCAGAGAATGAGGATGGCCAGATTGCGAAGCTGGAAGCACTCTTGGCTTCATAA